TTCAATTGACCCTTGTAACAGATCAATGTCATATATTCCGATTGGAACTTGATATTGCAGCGAGAAGAAATTATTGATATCAATGGCACTTTGAACAGAAGAAAGATAGTTTTGCTTTTGTACTCTTCTAAATAAGCTTTCCGCAGAATGGCGATAGCGGTTTGGATCCTTACCGGTCTTTTTAAAAATGTTTCGCCATTCCTGTATTCCTGGAAGGCTAGTTACATTGTTTTTTTCTAAATCAAAATAAATGGACTCTTGGAAAAGACGCAGTCTGCCCTTTAACATTTGTGGAGAATCACCAACCGTAATATTCCTGTATTCAATTACCCCTAGTTTAAAACC
The DNA window shown above is from Neobacillus sp. WH10 and carries:
- a CDS encoding phenylalanine--tRNA ligase beta subunit-related protein, with product MEIKLSSEILEQIPGFKLGVIEYRNITVGDSPQMLKGRLRLFQESIYFDLEKNNVTSLPGIQEWRNIFKKTGKDPNRYRHSAESLFRRVQKQNYLSSVQSAIDINNFFSLQYQVPIGIYDIDLLQGSIEIRIGKKGDEYLGLNGRKNSLERLILSSDQGGPFGSPFVDSERTLVTYDTKDAIQIIYLRPSTDNKNAEKLTKSLMDMFTQIHGGEASFRILCGQ